Proteins from a genomic interval of Medicago truncatula cultivar Jemalong A17 chromosome 3, MtrunA17r5.0-ANR, whole genome shotgun sequence:
- the LOC11444243 gene encoding egg cell-secreted protein 1.3: MAFFLKLFIIISLSTIVTATSLSSTKTLASRLELFDGSGPNNKCWETMLELQHCTGDIVTFFLNGQTHLGSGCCNALLTIAQECWGNLLTSLGLTVEEAEILRGFCARVASVNNSLLPSITVDAPSPAPINNY, from the coding sequence ATGGCTTTCTTTTTGAAACTGTTTATTATCATATCCTTGTCGACAATAGTTACAGCAACGTCATTGAGCTCAACAAAAACCCTAGCATCACGTTTAGAATTATTTGATGGAAGTGGCCCCAACAACAAATGTTGGGAGACAATGTTGGAGCTTCAACATTGTACTGGTGATATTGTTACATTTTTCCTTAATGGTCAGACACATCTTGGATCTGGTTGTTGTAATGCTCTTCTTACTATAGCTCAAGAATGTTGGGGAAATTTGCTTACCTCGTTGGGTCTCACGGTAGAAGAAGCTGAAATTCTACGTGGCTTTTGTGCTCGTGTTGCCTCTGTTAACAATTCTCTTTTACCATCTATCACTGTTGATGCCCCTTCACCTGCACCTATCAACAATTATTGA
- the LOC11419455 gene encoding citrate-binding protein, with the protein MALLPILHLLLLPLLIYQATIPSAAVDPTIGFTRLSLDSSNFIVQKPYDVSQSERYSFINGVHKFWIYPTDKPFETGSSTQPRTEIRIRGYDYTSGVWQFEGQGYVPGGTSGVCIMQVFGANPTSTTSQLRVYDGSLNYYRDPVLSPNIYNRWFKVNVIHNVGANNVKVYIDGDLKYDTSGRGDANHYFKFGVYVQNDPSSYMESRWKDIKLFRR; encoded by the exons ATGGCGTTGTTACCAATTCTGCACCTGCTCCTTTTACCATTACTCATCTATCAAGCCACCATTCCCTCAGCCGCTGTGGATCCCACAATAGGGTTCACTCGTCTCTCATTAGATAGCTCAAACTTTATTGTTCAAAAGCCTTACGATGTCTCACAAAGCGAGCGTTACAGCTTTATAAACGGTGTGCACAAATTTTGGATATACCCAACAGACAAGCCTTTTGAGACTGGCAGCTCAACACAACCAAGAACCGAGATTCGTATTAGG GGGTACGATTATACATCTGGTGTATGGCAATTTGAAGGGCAGGGTTATGTTCCAGGGGGCACATCAGGAGTGTGTATTATGCAAGTGTTTGGTGCAAATCCTACTTCGACAACCTCACAGCTTAGGGTCTATGATGGTTCATTAAATTATTATAGGGATCCTGTTCTGTCTCCAAATATCTATAATAGGTGGTTCAAGGTGAACGTTATTCATAATGTGGGTGCTAACAATGTTAAGGTTTATATTGATGGTGATCTCAAGTATGATACTTCTGGTCGTGGAGATGCCAATCACTACTTCAAATTCGGGGTTTATGTTCAGAATGATCCTTCCAGCTACATGGAATCTCGTTGGAAAGATATTAAACTTTTTAGAAGATAG